A genome region from Anopheles stephensi strain Indian chromosome 2, UCI_ANSTEP_V1.0, whole genome shotgun sequence includes the following:
- the LOC118507114 gene encoding uncharacterized protein LOC118507114 yields the protein MADEKYWLFDGTNFGNWKYRIEVLMEDKGLLDCLEKAIEDEDYAKEVPGDTAVVLAEKKKKLDLRISRDRKCKNILVNRIGEDQLDYVKDTRTAKEAWDALKNVFERVGIAGKLLLKKQFQELKLKEGGDVKANLLQFEKVLRDMRAAGVKTDEEDTDQLTMDYVKKRLMDESAKRANHDVSQSRIRESAFTGNKEMRQRGLIG from the exons ATGGCGGATGAAAAATATTGGCTGTTTGATGGTACCAATTTTGGAAATTGGAAGTACCGCATAGAAGTGCTGATGGAAGACAAAGGATTGCTTGACTGCCTCGAGAAGGCGATAGAAGATGAAGATTATGCAAAAGAAGTTCCAGGAGACACAGCGGTGGTCTTagcggaaaagaagaagaagcttgaCTTGCGCATCAGCAGAGATCGTAAGTGCAAAAATATCCTTGTCAATCGTATCGGAGAAGACCAACTGGATTATGTGAAAGACACGCGTACAGCGAAAGAGGCTTGGGACGCCTTGAAGAACGTGTTCGAGCGTGTTGGCATAGCAGGTAAACTTCTACTCAAGAAGCAGTTCCAAGAACTGAAGCTGAAAGAGGGTGGTGATGTAAAGGCAAATTTGCTGCAGTTCGAAAAAGTGCTGCGTGACATGCGGGCTGCTGGTGTTAAAACCGATGAAGAAGAC ACGGACCAGCTAACAATGGATTACGTCAAGAAACGTCTGATGGACGAATCGGCCAAGCGGGCAAATCATGATGTCTCACAAAGCAGGATAAGAGAATCAGCTTTCACCGGAAACAAAG